TCCAGATGTCCAAAGTTTAGCGAGACTGTTATATGATGTAGCGCGTGATGATGCTATTTTTCGTTATACGCTAAACAATAAAGGCTTTGATTGGATCCGCAAGACGTATCCAGCCCGGCGTGAATTTAGCTCGTTACAGCTTAGTGGTACTGCGGTGCCAAATTGGCTACTGCAATTAGGTTTTAGCCTGGAACAATAACAAAGAGGAACAGTCATGGCGTCGCAATTTAATGTTGCTGTTTTAGGTGCAACAGGGTTAGTAGGAAAACTCATTATTGAGTTATTAGAAGAGCGCGGTTTCCCAGTGGATACTTTATATCCGCTAGCCAGCAGTCGTTCAGCCGGCGGCACTATAACCTTTAAAGGTAAGATTATTAAGGTGCTAGATGCTGAGCATTTTGATTGGTCGCAAGCTCATATCGGTTTCTTTTCAGCAGGTGGCAGTGTTTCGGCTCACTTTGCACCAATCGCCGCTGAGGCTGGTTGTGTGGTGATTGATAACACCTCCCATTATCGCTATGAGCCTGATATTCCGTTAGTGGTGCCAGAAGTTAACCCGCAAGCGTTAGCTGATTATCGCAACCGCAATATTATTGCCAACCCTAATTGCTCGACTATCCAAATGTTAGTGGCGTTAAAGCCTATTTATGATGCGGTAGGTATTAGCCGAGTTAATGTGGCAACGTATCAATCTGTCAGTGGTGCGGGTCAAGAAGCGGTTGAAGCCTTAGCGCAAGAAACAGCCCAGCTAATGAATGGCCGGCCAATTGACAAAGAAGGTAAATTTGCGCGGCAAATTGCCTTTAACGTTATCCCGCAAATCGATGTGTTTATGGATAATGGCTACACTAAAGAAGAAATGAAAATGCATTGGGAGACGCAAAAAATATTTGCTGATGACCATATTGCCGTTAATGCAACAGCAGTACGAGTACCAGTTTTTTATGGTCATGCTGAAGCGGTGCATATTGAAACCCGTATGCCTATTAGTGTTGATGAAGTAAAAGCCTTATTAGCTAATAGTCCTGGTGTGGTGTTAGTGGAAAACAATGAAGAATTTCCCACTCAAGTGTGTTCTGGCACTGGCCAAGATCAAGTCTATGTTGGTCGAGTTCGCCAAGATTTATCGCATGAAAATGGCATTAACTTATGGGTAGTAGCAGACAACGTGCGCAAAGGTGCTGCGACTAACAGTATCCAAATTGCTGAATTGTTAATAAGTGAATATCTATAAATGATTGCATCAGAGCGATATTATTCGCTAAGCGAAGACAATTAATTGATATCTAAATTAGCTCCTGATGGGGCTAATTTTTTTTGCAGGTTTTAATTTGTGGCAGCTTTGTAGCAAGCTTGTTATCTTAATCCCAGTTTTACTATTATAAATATAGATTTTAATTCTGTTTTTTTTAATTAATGCAAAAAGTTGGAGCATAAATTGCTTGGCTTTTATCTGTTTAGGTTGTATTACAGTTATTTGCTCTATATTTAGGTATAGAAAGTTGCCAGAGTTGGCTAGGGGATATCAATGCCGGTGTTATTCGTTGTACTTTTTGCTCTGCTTGTCAATTTTTCGTCACCCTTGTTGGCGCAAGAAAATTCGTCATCGTTGCTGGCGCAAGAAAACTCTTTACCCTTGCTGGCGCAAGAAAATAATGTCCAGATCCGTGGCCCGCGTAGTACTGATACGTTAGCGCAGCAAACAACGATAGGCCCGCTACGTGCTAATGATACTTTATGGCGAGTTGCCGAGCGATTAAAACCCAGTGCTAATGTTAGTTTATATCAAGTTATGTATGCGCTGTATCAAAAAAATCCCGATGCGTTTTTAGATAATAATTTAAATCATTTAAAACCTAATGCGATATTAAATGTACCTACGCTGCGCGAAGTACAACAAGTCGATATTAATATTGCCAAACAAAAATCTGAGCAAGATGATAGGGCATGGAGCCAGCGGCAGCAAGCCGCTAAGGCCGCAACCGACGCCGCTAACATAGCGAAACAGCAACAGTCAGTAACGACTGCGCAAGCCCCCGCGCAATGGCAGCAAGAAATGCAACAAGTTGCCCAGCAGCAACGTAATGAACTAACTGAAATGCGTAACGAGTTTCATAACTCATTGCAGCAGGTACAAGGCTTAGTGGCTGAAAATCAGCAATTGAAAACCAGTTTAACCAGCATTGAAACAGAATTAGAGAACTTAAAAAATCAACTAAGCCAAGACAGCGAATTACAACAACAACTAAGTAGTTTATTAAGCCAACAGGCGGCATTGTTGCGGTCTAATGCCGAAATGGAAGCCAAAATTAATGATGGTTTTGATTGGCAACAAGCCCTTAAAAGCCCATTAGCCTGGGTGTTAGCGGCAAGTATTCCGGCCTTATTAGTGTTGTTTAGTGTGTTATTT
The sequence above is drawn from the Rheinheimera salexigens genome and encodes:
- a CDS encoding aspartate-semialdehyde dehydrogenase encodes the protein MASQFNVAVLGATGLVGKLIIELLEERGFPVDTLYPLASSRSAGGTITFKGKIIKVLDAEHFDWSQAHIGFFSAGGSVSAHFAPIAAEAGCVVIDNTSHYRYEPDIPLVVPEVNPQALADYRNRNIIANPNCSTIQMLVALKPIYDAVGISRVNVATYQSVSGAGQEAVEALAQETAQLMNGRPIDKEGKFARQIAFNVIPQIDVFMDNGYTKEEMKMHWETQKIFADDHIAVNATAVRVPVFYGHAEAVHIETRMPISVDEVKALLANSPGVVLVENNEEFPTQVCSGTGQDQVYVGRVRQDLSHENGINLWVVADNVRKGAATNSIQIAELLISEYL